In Arthrobacter sp. MN05-02, the genomic stretch CGGTCGAGCGCCCAGACCAGGCTGAGGGGGTTGGCCGCCGAGATGGAGAGCGTCAGGGTGTTGTCGCTGTCGGCGACGAGCGCTCCGCTCTCCACGGCAGGGATCTGGCTGAGCAGGGGATCGCTCGCGATGGCCTCCTCGGTGGCCTCGTCCGGGACCCAGGTGACGAAGACGTCGGAGTCCAGTTCGTTGGCACGCTCGGCCGACCACGGGATGAAGAACTCCTCGGAACCCTTCGTGTTCGCCGTGACGACGTCGGCCTGCACCATGCCCAGCTCGGTCAGGAAGCGCGGACGGTTGTCGTTGGCGGTGTAGACGCTGACGCCCTCCGCGCTGCCCGGCTCGAGGTTGCCGTAGATGAAGGTCTTGCCCTCGAGCTGGGGGTACTCGGCGGCCGCATCGGCGATGGCCTGCTCCGTCTCCGCCACGAGCTGCTCGGCATCATCGGACAGGCCGAGCGCCTCGCCGATGATGCGCGTGGAATCCTGCCAGGCGGTGCCGTAGGCGACCTCCGGGTAGGCGACGACGGGCGCGATCTTGCTCAGGGTGTCGTAGTCCTCCTGCGACAGGCCGGAGTACGCGGCGAGGATGACGTCCGGGGCCGTGGCCGCGATGTCGTCGAACGCGATGCCGTCCGTCTCGCTGTACTGTGCGGGCGCGTTCTCCGTGCCGATCGCGGCATCGAGCTCCTCGAGCTTCGCGTCCTTCCAGGGCGTGGACTGGTTCTCGTTGCCACCGTAGGTGTCGGCGGGCATGCCGACGGGCACGACGCCGAGGGCGAGGGACACATCCGCGTTCACCCACGACACGGTTGCGACGCGCTCGGGCTTCTCGGTGAGCGTCGTCTCACCGAAGGCGTGCTCGATCGTGACGGGGAAGGCGTCCGCGCCGGCGGAGGCACTGCTGCCACCGGTGGCCGCGGTTCCACTGTCGGCAGGGCCGGTGGAGCAGGCGGAGAGCGTAAGGGCGGCGACGGCGACGGCGGCGACGAGGCCGCGCAGGCGTGAGGGGGCCATGGGGGTCCTTGACTTCTGTGGCCTCGGAGGAGGCCGTGGAACGGGGTAGAAGTAAGGCTAACCTAAGCGGATCTGGATTACGAAATGCTTTCGTTGCGTAATAGCTACCGCTCGCGCGCCTTGCGGGTCTCCCGGTCGTTCGCCTTCTGCAGCGCCTCGACGAGATCCGCCTTGGACATCGTCGAACGCCCGGGCACGTCGAGCTTCTTGGCGAGGTCGTAGAGGTGCTGCTTGGAGGAGTTGGCGTCGACGCCTCCCGCCGTCGGCCGCGCTTCCGCCCGCCCTCCGGCCGCCTGGTCGTCCGACGGGCCCTTCTCCTCCTTCGGCTCCCAGTGGTCCCCCACCTTCTCGAAGCCGTGCTTCAGCGAGGCGAAGGCGGTGCGGCGCGCCCGCTCGCCGTCGCCGTACTGCTCCTCGGCCGCATCGAGCGTGGCCGCGAACGTGTCCTGGGCCTTCTCGTCGGAGCGCTGCAGCGTGCTCGGCAGCGTATCCGGCTTGACCTTGCCGTCCTTCGTGAAACGTGACATTCCTGCAGCCCTCCGGGAGATCGACGGCGGCCCTGCGGGACGGCCGGGCCGGTACGAGCAACCTACAGCAGGAGAACGGGTGGATTCGAGCATGGACAGTACCCTGTGCATCGGCCTCCGGTCGCTGTAGCGTGGAGCGCACCAGCCATTGGGGACTGCCAACCGCACGGGGAAGCGGTGTCCGAACCCGTGGCCGGACCATCACCTACGCGCCAATGGAGGACATTCGTGATCAGGAGTAACACCACCGCGTCCGGTACGCCCGGCAGGGCGAAGCACCGGGCCCTCGCACTCGGCATGGCGACGCTCATCGCCCTGCCGTTGCTCACCGCGGGACCCGCCCGGGCGGAGGGGAATTTTCCCTCACCGAAGGGCACGACCAGCACCGCCAGCATCCTCACGTACGCCGACACCGTGAAGGCGCTCGAGAAGATCGAGGCGACGTCGCGCTACGGGTTGGACGTCTTCACCCTGGCCGAGGCCGGGACCGCCGTCGACACCAGCGAACAGGGCCGGAACCTGTACGTGGCGACCGTCGGCACGGGCCCGAAGGACGTCTGGGTGCAGGGCCGCATCCACGGCAACGAGCCCTACGGTGCCGAGGCGATCCTCAGCCTCCTCAAGGACCTGGGCACCAACGGGTCGCCGGAGTACCAGGCGATCAGGGACGCCTTCACCATCCACTTCATCCCCATGTACAACCCGGACGGCAGTGAGCTCAACATCCGCCAGACGGTCCTCTGGGACACAGCGGCGGACGCGCCCCGCACGGACGCGAACGGGCGGGACCTCATCGTGGACCTGAACCGCGACTGGGTGGCCGGCAAGTTCCAGGCACGCGAATCACTCGCCTTCTACGAGTACTGGACCATGGTGGATCCCGACTACGGCATCGACATCCACCACCAGGGGCTGAAGCAGCAGTACGGCACGGGCGACGACGTCACGCTGTCCCTCGGCATCTCGCTCGCTCCCGGTGGTCCCACCCTGCCGACGATCGAGGGCGGCGCCTACGACGTCCTCACCCGGCAGATGCACGGCTACGTCTACGAGGAACTCGAGGACACCGGCTTCATCACGATGGACCGCTACCAGGTGGGCAACAGCCTCGAGATCGACATCAAGGGCGGCGTCGTCTCGGCGATGATGCTCGGGCTGAACTACCAGGACCTCAACCCGGAGGGCCATTCCAACCCGGTGGTGTTCTTCGAGACGTCGGGCAACACCAGCGACGGCTCGCTCGGCCAGAAGGCGCGCGGCAAGAGCATCCAGCAGAACATCCTGGCGATGCGGACCCTGCTCACCGGCCTCGCCAACGGCGAGGTCCAGCAGACCGATCCGGACGTGTGGGAGGAGATCCCGCACGCTCCGGTCACGGGGTACAGCACCGACTACGCCGGAACCATCCCCGTCACGCCGTAGGTTTGACGGTCGGATGCACGACGACGGCGCCTCCGCAGCCTCGCGGAGGCGCCGTCGTCGTCCGCCCGGGATCCGCGCCTCGAGGCGTTCCTGCCGGGTCCGGCCCCGAGGAGCTAGCCCCGCGCGGCGAGGAAGGCCTCGAGTGCGGGCAGGTCATCCGTGTTGATGTGGTCCACTCCCGCCGCGGCGAGCTCCGACCAGACGGCCTCCCGAGCGGCGCCGGGGAGGTCCGGTGTCGCCCAGAAGCGGACCCGCGCGCCCTGGGCGTGCGCCGTGGCGACATAGGCCTCGAGCTTCGCCCGCTCGGAGGCCGGCATCTCGCCGACGCCCTGCCAGGTGAAGAGCTGCGTCCAGTTGTTGCTGATCAGCGGCATGATGCTCGACGGCAGGGCGGACCCGAGATCAATGGCACGGCCGTCGTAGAAGCTCAGTCGCTGCCGGTCGGCCGCCATGGTGGCCAGTGGCCGGTTCCCACTGATGACCACACTGACCGCACCCTGCTTGACCTTGCCGTTGCTGAAGCGCGTGAGCATGCTGCGGTGTTCCTCGAGGTCGGACTCGATCGCGGCCCATGTCGCCTCGGCGTCGCCCTTGATGTCCACGAGGAGCTGGAACTCACCGTCCCAGCCCGGGTAGACGCTGCCGGCCCTGCCGCTGACCAGCTCGTCGAGCGGATCGAGGTACAGGCTGTCGAGGGTCACACCCGGCGTCACGTCCTCGGCGTCGTGCGCCACGAGGAGTTCCCCGTCGACGAGGTGGACGTCGGCCTCGACGCTCGTGAAGCCGTGCTCGAGCGCGTCGTGCAGAGGGCGGTCGTGCTCGTAGTCGTTGTGCGCGTGGGCGGCGGCCTGCGGCGTCCCGAGCACGACGGCGTCGCGGGCGGGAACTGCCGACGCCGGCGCGGCGGCGGTGAAGGCGAGGGGGACGGCGAGCAGCACGGCGATGGTACGTCCGGTGGTCATGGGTCGTCAGCTTCCTGCAGGGTTCGGGGACGCTTCCGACGCTAGGGAACGGACATGATCAGGAGACCGACTCCGGCCGACCCGGCGGTGAACAACTCCGGACCGGACGGCCCTCAGCCGAGGGTCGCGAGATACCGGACGAGTTCCCGGGGAGCCGACGTCGGCGCAACCGCCTCGACCGCCGCGTTGTAGTTGGTGTTCGTGTTGACGTCGTACGTCAGGACCCGCCCGTCCGCGGTCTCGATGAACTCGATGCCGCAGACCTCCAGGTGGTTGCGCCGCGCGAACTCCTCGAACTGCGCGATGACGGGGTGGTCGAAGTCCTCCCGGAGGCTGAAGAGCTGCTGGTCCGGCTCAGGGGCGATCGTCGCACCGGGAGGCATGATGGGCTTGCCGGTCTCCGGATCGATCGCACAGGCGTCCGCAGGGCAGAGCTGGAACCCGCCGCGCGCGGTGTCCGCCATGATGGCATAGACGAATCGTCCGCCGACGATCTCGGCGCGCGTGATGAAGGGCTCCGCTGCCTGGATGAACTCCTGCACCAGGGTGATGCCGTCGGCCGGCTCCTCGAACTCCTCCGAGGCGACGTAGGTCGCGAGATCCTCGTGGGAGTCGAACCTGCGCACCCCGAGGCCCTTCCCGCCCTGGTTGTGCTTCACGATGAACGGTGCGTCGAAGCCCTGTGCTGCCTCGACGATGCGGTCGCGGCCCACGGCTGCGACCGTGCGCGGAGTGTCGATGCCCGCGGCCTTCAGGGCGGTCAGCTGGTCCACCTTGCTCATCTCGAGCTCGAGCACCCGCCGCCCGTTCACGGTCCGCCGGCCGTGCGCTTCCAGCCAGGACAGGACCGAGCGCGCGTAGTCCTTGGACAGCCCGTGATCCCGGGTGTGCGCCGACGCACTGATGCGGGACCAGAAGATCCCTTCCGGGGGGACGGCGTCCAGGTCCAGCACCCCGTCGGTGAGCAGCCATTCGACCACCTCGACGCCCTCGGCCTCGAAGGCGCGGGCGAAGGGCGGGAACCATTCAGGGTTCTCGTGCAGGGCGTACACCGTTGTCACGGAGGTCCTTCCGATCGGGAGTGGGACGGCTGGGGGGCTTCCTCGTCATAACCGGACCCGTCGGGCACCTATTCCGGCCCCGCCCACGGACATCTTCCCGTGGGCACGGCCGGCCTCGGGACTGCCCGCGTTCGGCGCGGGACGACGATCGGGAGAGCTGTTCGGCTACGGTGTCGTCGTCGGGCTCGTGGTCGCCCTGGTCCCGGGGCAGGCCGTGTGCCCCGGGGACAGGACCTGCGGGCAGCGGGCGTCAGTCCTCGATGAAGATGTCGTTGCCCGGCCCCAGCGGCAGGTCGAGGTAGAAGAAGACCGTCAGGATGGCCACCCATGCGAGCCAGAACGGCACCACGAACGGCAGCATCCGGGCCATCAGTGTGCCCAGGCCCGCTTCCGGTTCGTACTTCCTCAGCATGGTCAGCAGCACGATCATGTAGGGGTTCAGCGGGGTGATGACCTGCGTGGCCGAATCCCCTACCCGGAACGCTCCTTGGATGAAGGCCGGCTCGTACCCGAGCAGCGCGAACAGCGGGACGAAGACCGATGCCATGAGCGTCCACATCGAGGAGCCCGAGATGATGAACAGGTTCAGCACGGATGCCAGCAGGATGAACGCGAGGATGGCCGGGTACCCGGTCAGCCCGATTCCCTCGAGCGCCCCGGCACCCGCGACAGCGATCCAGGAGCCGATACCCGACCAGTTGAACAGCGCGATGAACTGGCCGAGGATGAACGCGAGGACCAGGAAGCCGGCCATGTCCTTGATCGCCTCGCCCATGACGCGGGGTACGTCGCGCCCCGTGGTGATGGTGCCGACCACCCGTCCGTAGACGAGCCCCGGAATGGTGAAGAGGAGGAAGACGATGAAGACGATCGAGCTCAGCAGCGGCGAGCGCGGCAGGAACCCGCCCGTCTCGTTCCGCCAGGGCGAGTTCGGCAGGAGCACGGCCACCACGATCGCGAGCGCGACGACGACGCCCACGATCACCGACCACCGCAGGCCGCGCGCCTCCTGTGGCTCCAGTTCGGCTTTCAGGACCACGGGTGCCGCGGCGCGCTCTCCGTCCTCCACCACCTCGTCGACGGGGACGTCCTGCCGGGCGAGCCGGGGTTCGAGCACCTTGTCGATGATGAACCCGGCGATGACGATCAGCACGAGCGAGGACGCGATGTTGAAGTAGTAGTTCGAGAGCGGCGTGACGGGTGCGCCGGCGTTGGGCAGGCTCTCGGTGACCGCCGTCGTGATGCCGGCGAACAATGCGTCGAGGCTCGTGACGAGCAGGTTCGTGGAGTATCCCGCTCCCGCCGCCGCGAACCCGCCGAGCAGCCCGGCCACCGGATGCCGCCTCGCAGCCTTGAACACGAGGGCCGCGAGCGGCGGGATGATGACGAAGGCGGAGTCGGACATGACGGAACCGACCACGCCGACGAAACCCACCGCGTACGGCAGGGCCCAGCGGGGAGCCGAGCCGAACACCTTGCGGATCAGGGCCCCCAGCAGGCCGGACTTCTCGGCCACGCCGACGGCGAGCAGGATCGGCAGCACCGTGGCCAGGGGCGGGAAGCCGAGGTAGTTTGCGCCGAGGTTCTCCGTCAGCCAGGTCATGCCCTCGCCCGTGAAGAGACCCTTGATGACCGTCGCCTCCTCGGCGCCCGGCACCTGCACGGTGACGTTGCCGAGGGCCATGCCGGTGGTGACCACGGCCGTGATGCCGAAGAGGATCAGGAAGAGCATGAACGGGTCGGGCAGCTTGTTGCCCACCCTCTCCACGCCCGTGAGAAACCGGTCCGTCAGTCCCGGGCGGGGTGCTGCAGTGGTCGACATGCGTTCTCCTTGGCGGTCGGTGCTGCGGGTCGTGCGGGTCAGTCGAAGTAGGAGGGCACGTCGATCGCGCCGCCCTGGTCCTCGAACTCCTCGTGCACGGCGGTACGCAGGGAGGCGTCGACGAGGTAGTCCAGCGCGGTGAGCGCCAGTCCGACGGCGCCGTCGAGCGCTCCCTGCTCCGCCTCCGCGCTCCTGGCCGCCTCCGCGAACCCGCGCGTGTGCAGCGCCGTGGCCGGCTCGGCGATGCGGATGAGGGGATGGATCCCCGGGATGCGGTAGCTCACGTTCCCGAAGTCGGTGGACGCCGCGAGTGCCTCGGAGACGACGCCGAGCGGAAGCGGGGAGCGCCCCCGGCGCTGCTGGGCGGCCACCCAGCGGCCGGTGAGCGCATTGTTCGTGCGGATGGGCAGGGACGGCGGATGCTCGTCCCACTGCAGTTCCACGCCCGTGCCCGTCATCAGGGCAGCGCCGCGGGCGACGTCCTCGAGCCGCCTGCTCAGGTCCTTCAGGGTCGCCGGCTGCTGCGAGCGGGCGTAGAGCTTCAGCACGGCGCGGCCCGGGATGATGTTGGGACTCTCTCCACCCTCGGTGATGTTCGTGTGGACGCGGTCCGACGGCGGCAGCTGCTGGCGGAGCAGGCCGATGCCCTGGTAGGCGAGGTTGGCGGCGTCGAGCGCGTTCCGGCCCATGAACGGCTGGGCGGACGCATGCGCCTCGACCCCGGTGAACGTGATCGTGAGCAGCCTCCGCCCGAGCCACACCTGGTCGGCGAGGTCGTAGCCGTAGGGGTGCACCATGATCGCGGCGTCCACGCCGTCGAACGCCCCGTTGCGGGCCAGCACCTCCTTGCCCGAATGCCCCTCCTCGGCCGGGGTCCCGAGGAGCACGACGCGGCCGGGCAGCCGGTCGGCCACCGAGGCCAGGGCCAGGAACGCGCCGAGGCCCGCGGCCGCGATGACGTTGTGTCCGCAGGCATGGCCGATCTCGGGCAGGGCGTCGTATTCGGCGAGGACCGCGATGGTCGGGCCCGCGCCCGCATCGCCCACCTCCGCGCGCACCGACGTCTCCACCCCGTGCACGCCCAGGCGGGCATCGATACCGTGCCGCCTGAGTTCCCGGTGCAGCAGCATGGCACTGTGGTGCTCCTGGAACGCCGTCTCCGGATGGGCATGCAACTGCTGCACCACGTGCCGGAGGCGCTGCGCGACGGCATCGACGCCCCGCTCGACGTCGTCGGCCAGTGCGGACGGCGCTCCGTCGAACGGGGACGGGGCAGGCACCGCGTCGGCGAGGAGCCTCCGCGTCCGCTCGTCGATGGACTGCAGGTACGCCGTGTCCGGCGGTGTGGGATGAGCCATCCGAGTAGCCTAAGCAACGATCAGCAGCCTGTGCACTCCCGGAACCCGAAGCCCGGCAATGCAGCGGCCGTGCTCGCCGAAAGATAACCTTCCGGAAATATCCCTGCAACACCGCTCCCGAATCATGGAGGAAGTCGCCCGCCAGTCTCAGCGGGCCGCACCCTGAACCGCCAAGGAGCACCCATGACCGCCATCGCCAGCCCCAGCACCGCCCGCGTCCTCGACCTCGGCGCGCTTCGCACCGGAACCGTGGTCGAGGCTCGGCGGAAGAACGAGGTGCACTACCGCGGGCGCGTCGAGGACACCGCGCCGGGCCTGGGCGTCGTGTGGATCCGCGACGACATGGCCGGGCACCGCGCCATCCTCCACCTCGACGAGTACAGCATCTGGCACGTGGCCGCCTGACCCGCGACGCTCCGGCCCCTCCTAGACTGGAGGAATGACTGCAACCCTCGTGGCGAAGGACCTGTCCGGGGGCCACGCCCACCGCACCCTCTTCTCGAAGCTCGACCTCACCGTCGCGCCCGGGGACGTCGTCGGGGTGGTCGGGGCGAACGGTGCCGGCAAGACCACGCTCCTGCGCCTGCTCGCAGGGGCGGACGCGCCCCTCGCGGGCACCGTCCGCACCACCCCACCCGATGCGTTCGTCGGCTGGCTGCCGCAGGAGCACGAGCGCCTGGACGGCGAGACCGTCGCGACGTACATCGGGCGCCGCACGGGGACGGCGGCGACCTCGCCATGGAGGACGCCGCTGCGGCGCTCGGCAGTGGGTCGAAGGGTGCCGACGACGCCTACGCGGCCGCGCTGGACCACTGGATGGCGTCCGGCGCCGTGGACCTCGAGGACCGCATGCCGGCGGTCCTGGCCGACGTCGCCGACGGCATCGATCCGGCCACGCCGACCACCGCCCTCTCCGGCGGGCAGCTCGCCCGCGTCGCCCTGGCCGCGCTGCTGCTGAGCCGCTTCGACGTCGTGCTGCTCGACGAACCCACCAACGACCTCGACCTCGCCGGCCTCGAGCGCCTCGAATCCTTCATCCAGAACCTGCGCGGCGGTGTCGTCCTCGTGTCCCACGACCGCGAGTTCCTGGCCCGCTGCGTCA encodes the following:
- a CDS encoding glutathione synthase, translated to MTTVYALHENPEWFPPFARAFEAEGVEVVEWLLTDGVLDLDAVPPEGIFWSRISASAHTRDHGLSKDYARSVLSWLEAHGRRTVNGRRVLELEMSKVDQLTALKAAGIDTPRTVAAVGRDRIVEAAQGFDAPFIVKHNQGGKGLGVRRFDSHEDLATYVASEEFEEPADGITLVQEFIQAAEPFITRAEIVGGRFVYAIMADTARGGFQLCPADACAIDPETGKPIMPPGATIAPEPDQQLFSLREDFDHPVIAQFEEFARRNHLEVCGIEFIETADGRVLTYDVNTNTNYNAAVEAVAPTSAPRELVRYLATLG
- a CDS encoding Fe3+-hydroxamate ABC transporter substrate-binding protein; translated protein: MAPSRLRGLVAAVAVAALTLSACSTGPADSGTAATGGSSASAGADAFPVTIEHAFGETTLTEKPERVATVSWVNADVSLALGVVPVGMPADTYGGNENQSTPWKDAKLEELDAAIGTENAPAQYSETDGIAFDDIAATAPDVILAAYSGLSQEDYDTLSKIAPVVAYPEVAYGTAWQDSTRIIGEALGLSDDAEQLVAETEQAIADAAAEYPQLEGKTFIYGNLEPGSAEGVSVYTANDNRPRFLTELGMVQADVVTANTKGSEEFFIPWSAERANELDSDVFVTWVPDEATEEAIASDPLLSQIPAVESGALVADSDNTLTLSISAANPLSLVWALDRFVPMLGEAADKA
- a CDS encoding p-aminobenzoyl-glutamate transporter, whose protein sequence is MSTTAAPRPGLTDRFLTGVERVGNKLPDPFMLFLILFGITAVVTTGMALGNVTVQVPGAEEATVIKGLFTGEGMTWLTENLGANYLGFPPLATVLPILLAVGVAEKSGLLGALIRKVFGSAPRWALPYAVGFVGVVGSVMSDSAFVIIPPLAALVFKAARRHPVAGLLGGFAAAGAGYSTNLLVTSLDALFAGITTAVTESLPNAGAPVTPLSNYYFNIASSLVLIVIAGFIIDKVLEPRLARQDVPVDEVVEDGERAAAPVVLKAELEPQEARGLRWSVIVGVVVALAIVVAVLLPNSPWRNETGGFLPRSPLLSSIVFIVFLLFTIPGLVYGRVVGTITTGRDVPRVMGEAIKDMAGFLVLAFILGQFIALFNWSGIGSWIAVAGAGALEGIGLTGYPAILAFILLASVLNLFIISGSSMWTLMASVFVPLFALLGYEPAFIQGAFRVGDSATQVITPLNPYMIVLLTMLRKYEPEAGLGTLMARMLPFVVPFWLAWVAILTVFFYLDLPLGPGNDIFIED
- a CDS encoding amidohydrolase — protein: MAHPTPPDTAYLQSIDERTRRLLADAVPAPSPFDGAPSALADDVERGVDAVAQRLRHVVQQLHAHPETAFQEHHSAMLLHRELRRHGIDARLGVHGVETSVRAEVGDAGAGPTIAVLAEYDALPEIGHACGHNVIAAAGLGAFLALASVADRLPGRVVLLGTPAEEGHSGKEVLARNGAFDGVDAAIMVHPYGYDLADQVWLGRRLLTITFTGVEAHASAQPFMGRNALDAANLAYQGIGLLRQQLPPSDRVHTNITEGGESPNIIPGRAVLKLYARSQQPATLKDLSRRLEDVARGAALMTGTGVELQWDEHPPSLPIRTNNALTGRWVAAQQRRGRSPLPLGVVSEALAASTDFGNVSYRIPGIHPLIRIAEPATALHTRGFAEAARSAEAEQGALDGAVGLALTALDYLVDASLRTAVHEEFEDQGGAIDVPSYFD